In Uranotaenia lowii strain MFRU-FL chromosome 2, ASM2978415v1, whole genome shotgun sequence, one genomic interval encodes:
- the LOC129746419 gene encoding zinc finger protein ZFP2-like, translated as MNFKSIPECPFVERKVVCRICDGTSGAMESIFCKESNQKLLDKIFKCTQVKVEPICGIISPVCEFCHFRIEKFDDSFKPSCKEYVVEKFVKHQDPEDDPFNSLDPLTNGHEIPVDDIKPELSRSVELASVKDDIIKAESIEQKPGEDLEVFQNNQENEDYSDQEPENYSQVLEFEVKDEQDSVETEIGNRTPEVLNSEKVISKDHPSRPISSGSKIPTECAICGKRVAYLKEHMRMHLKDKRYACPHCDRSFSQSTNLIYHIRTHTGEKPFQCGQCEKRFICKSHLLSHERSHLNELPFVCEFCSKRFNQACNLTKHLRVHSGEKPYKCGICGKAFMNLSNMKVHEQRHRGERNFTCEICSKSFTVNQHLARHMQTHRKDDGQYKCEKCNKICSTGAGLRAHYSLHERTTEYACRICKMSFETSEQFEEHNNDKTASCRLLKPYKCVACPKRFRDSRLLEQHKQRVHVIAKPREKSRKIEMDPETAIKQLEGPLEKPYACNVCGKEFRTKYNLQTHLRIHMGETAKLFQCEKCPRSFNQLTHLKTHERTHTGQKPFGCTECSEKFSRSYLLRNHQSMVHGKVPSFDSHEQVEEDEFAEVEVVDDNGTIKADQKPVSQETLVFDGSGQIIVKVEIRET; from the exons atgaatttcaaatcgaTTCCAGAATG CCCTTTCGTGGAACGGAAAGTTGTTTGCCGGATTTGCGACGGAACATCGGGCGCTATggaatcaattttttgtaaagaaTCGAACCAGAAGCTgctggataaaattttcaaatgtactcAGGTTAAG GTTGAACCGATTTGCGGCATTATTTCTCcggtttgtgaattttgtcattttcggattgaaaaatttgacgatTCATTCAAACCGAGCTGCAAAGAATACGTTGTGGAGAAATTCGTTAAGCACCAGGATCCCGAAGATGATCCATTCAATAGCTTGGATCCACTTACAAATGGGCACGAAATACCGGTCGATGATATTAAACCGGAGTTGAGTAGGTCTGTGGAATTGGCTTCGGTAAAAGATGATATTATTAAGGCAGAAAGTATTGAACAAAAACCTGGAGAAGatttagaagtttttcaaaataatcaagaaaacgaGGATTATTCAGACCAAGAACCTGAAAATTATTCACAAGTTTTAGAGTTTGAAGTTAAAGATGAACAGGATTCGGTTGAAACAGAAATAGGAAATCGAACTCCAGAAGTTTTAAATTCCGAGAAAGTAATCTCAAAAGACCACCCGTCTAGACCGATTTCCTCGGGATCCAAAATTCCGACCGAATGTGCGATTTGCGGAAAACGGGTAGCCTATTTGAAGGAACACATGAGAATGCACTTGAAGGATAAACGATACGCTTGTCCGCACTGCGATCGATCTTTCTCGCAAAGTACCAACCTAATATACCACATTCGCACCCACACGGGCGAAAAACCATTCCAATGTGGCCAGTGCGAGAAAAGATTCATCTGCAAATCGCACTTGCTGTCGCATGag cgcTCTCATCTTAACGAGCTGCCGTTCGTCTGTGAGTTTTGTTCCAAACGTTTCAACCAAGCCTGTAACTTGACCAAACATCTGCGGGTACATAGCGGTGAAAAACCGTACAAGTGTGGCATCTGCGGGAAAGCTTTTATGAATCTGTCTAATATGAAGGTCCATGAGCAACGGCATCGTGGAGAGCGGAATTTCACATGTGAAATTTGCTCCAAATCATTTACAGTCAATCAACATCTCGCGAGGCATATGCAAACCCATCGGAAGGATGATGGCCAGTACAAATGTGAAAAGTGTAACAAAATCTGTAGCACCGGAGCAGGTCTCCGGGCACATTACAGTTTGCACGAACGAACGACGGAATATGCTTGCCGTATTTGCAAAATGAGTTTCGAAACTAGTGAGCAATTTGAAGAGCATAATAATGATAAAACTGCCAGTTGCCGGTTGCTCAAGCCTTACAAATGTGTCGCCTGTCCAAAGCGTTTTCGAGACTCCAGACTGCTAGAGCAGCACAAGCAACGAGTACACGTAATAGCGAAACCCCGAGAGAAGTCCCGGAAAATTGAAATGGATCCTGAGACGGCGATCAAACAGTTGGAGGGTCCCCTGGAAAAGCCCTACGCCTGTAATGTATGTGGTAAAGAGTTCAGAACGAAGTATAATCTGCAAACACATCTGAGGATCCACATGGGAGAAACGGCGAAACTATTTCAGTGCGAAAAGTGTCCAAGATCGTTCAACCAGTTAACCCATCTGAAAACTCATGAACGAACCCACACTGGACAGAAACCGTTTGGTTGCACCGAATGTTCGGAAAAGTTTAGTCGAAGCTATCTCTTACGGAATCATCAATCGATGGTTCATGGGAAGGTTCCCAGTTTCGATAGCCACGAGCAAGTTGAAGAGGATGAGTTCGCTGAAGTCGAGGTGGTTGATGATAATGGTACGATAAAAGCTGACCAGAAACCAGTGTCCCAAGAAACGCTTGTTTTTGACGGCAGTGGACAAATCATTGTTAAGGTTGAGATTCGAGAAACGTAG